The DNA window CAGCGAGCGGGGTGCGCTAGCGGGTGAGCATCCCGGCCGGGCGCGTAATCCGGTGGTGAAGGTGCTCGATCTGGCGTGGCTGGAGTTCCAGAAACCCGATCTGGAGCGGGCCGAAACCTTCGCGCACGCGTTCGGTTTCACGACGGCGGCGCGCACCGCGGACGAGTTGCAGTTGCGTGGCACGGATCCGGGCGCGCCGTGTGTGCTCATCCGTCGTGGCGCGGGTTCGCGATTCATCGGACCGGCCTTCCGCACCGCCGACCACGCCGACCTGCTCCGATTGGCGGAGGCCACGGGTATCGGGCCTACGCCGTTACCTGCGGCTGTCGGCGGGGCGACCGTCGATTTGACCGACCCGAGCGGCCTGCGCGTGCGGGTGGTCGCCGATCCCCACGAACTGCCCGCGCTGCCCGCGCAACAGCCGCATATTTTCAATGTCGGGCACGAGGTGGTACGCGCCAATGCCATGCAGCGACCGCCGCGTGAACCGGCGCGGGTGCAGCGGCTCGGACATGTCGTCGTGCAGACGACCAAGTACCGCGAGACCTTGGACTGGTACCTGCAGAACCTGGGCATGATCGTCAGCGACTTCCTCTTCTACCCGAGGCAGCGCCAGCGCGGACCGGCAATGAGCTTCATCCGCTGCGACCGTGGGTCCACACCGGCCGACCATCACACGCTGGCGCTGACGCTCGGCCCGTCCAATCGCTATGTGCACTCGGCATACCAGGTCGCCGACCTGGACGCCCTGGCCGCGGGCGGTGAGTATCTACTCGATCACGGCTATCGCCGCTCGTGGGGGATCGGCCGGCACATCCAGGGCAGTCAGATCTTCGATTACTGGCGCGACCCGGACGGATTCATGGTCGAACACTTCAGCGACGGCGACATGTTCGACTGCACCCTCGAACCGGGCTGGGCCCCGATGAGCGCATCCGGGCTGGCGCAGTGGGGTCCGCCCGCCACCAAAGACTTCCTCGGCATCGCTCCCGGTCGGGAATCGCTGCACGAACTGCGCGCGATCGTCGACGCGCTACGCGAGGACAACGAATTCGATCTACGCCGCCTGCGCGGCCTGTTGAAAGTAGCCAGCTCATGACCATTTCCATCCTTCGCACCGCCGATGCCTGGTGGGTGCAGACACCTACCGGTGCGGCTCGCATCGATACCGCCGCCACCACGACTCGTGAGCTGCTGGATGATCGGGCGGCGATCGTCGCGGCGGCTAGCTCGGATACCGTTGCGGTCGAGAGCCTTTCGCTGATCTCGCCGGTGACCGCGCCGTGTCGGGTGGTCGCGCAGATGACGAATTTCGTCTCCCACGTCAAGGATTCGGGTATGGATCCGGAGACGGTGCCGCTGACGTTCTTCCGTAAGACCTCCGGATCGATCAGCGGCCCGAACGACGACGTGATCCGGCCCGCGCATGTGCGGCTGCTGGACTACGAGGTCGAGATCGGCCTCGTCTTCGCCCGCGAGATGCCGGTCGGCTCGGATATCACCGCGGATAACCTCGCCGACTACATCGCGGGCCTGGTGGTGACCAACGATGTCTCCGCCCGCGATGTACAGCTGCCGAAAACCCAGTTCTACGAGGCGAAGTCGTATCCGACGTTCACTCCGGTCGGACCGGCGCTGGTGCTGTTGGAGGAAGGTGAGTTGAAGCGGTTCGACGATCTGCGGCTGCGGCTGTGGGTCAACGGCGCGGTGCGTCAGGATATGACGGTCGCCGACATGATCTATCGACCTGTCGAAACCCTGCGCGCGCTCACCAGGTTTCAGCGGATGGATGCCGGAGATCTGCTGCTCACCGGTACACCGGTGGGGACGGCGATCAGCGCGCCGCCCAAGCCCGTCGAGATCATCGGCTCGCTGCTGCCGCCGAAGGTGAAGTGGCAGCTGTTCTTCAAGGGGCAGGCCAAGAATCCGAAGTATCTGCAGGACGGCGATGTGATGGAGGTGGCGATCGGCACCGACGATGGGGCGATCGATCTGGGCCGCCAGCGCACGGTCGTGCGGTACGCCCGGTGACCGACAACCTGATGACCGAAGATCTGCTGTGGCCCCGTTACGCCGATCCGAGTGATCTGCCCGAGATCGAATCCGTGCCCTTGGTCGAACGGGGCCTGCCCGAATCGACCTACGCACTGCTCGAGCGAGCGGCGACACGCTGGCCGGACCGGACCGCCGTCACGATACTGCCCGAGGCCGCGCGCTGGCGGGAACCGGTGCGGCGCAGCTACTCTCAGCTACTAGCCGAGGTGCATCGGTATGCGAACCTGCTCCATTCGCTCGGGGTGCGTCGCGATGACGCGGTCGCCTTGATCGCGCCGAATTGCGCGGACCTGATCCCGGCCACCCTCGCCGCCCAGGTGGCGGGCATCGCCGCGCCGATCAACGGCGGTCTGTCCCGGCAGCACATCGCCGAATTGCTGCGGCGCTCGGGTGCCCGCGTGCTGATCGCGGCCGGCCCCGAACTCGCCCCCGACATCTGGGATTCGGTGCGCGAGTTGGCCGAAGGCGGACTATTGGACGCGCTGCTCGTGCTGCGGCCGACCGTCGCGGCGGGTGCGCCGGCGTGGTTGTCCGAGATCGACAATGTCCGCATCGGATATCTCGAAGACCTTGCGGTCGAACAGGATTCGTCCAGCTTCGCCGGGCAGCCGCCCGCCGCATCGGATCTGTCGGCACTGTTCCACACCGGCGGGACCACCGGTATCCCGAAGCTGGCCGCGCACCGCCATGTCGGCGAGGTCGCCAACGCCTGGATGATCGCCGCCAACTCGATGCTCGACGAGGATGCGGTGGTGTTCGCCGCGCTGCCGCTGTTCCATGTCAACGCCCTCGTCGTCACCTTGCTCGCGCCGATGTTCAAGGGCCAGCAGGTGGTGTGGGCCGGACCGCTCGGCTACCGGGACTTCGCGCTCTACGGGGAGTTCTGGAATATCGTGGCGCACTACGAGATTGCCGCGATGAGTGCGGTGCCGACCGTGTACGCGGTGTTGGCGCAGTGCCCGATCGCCGCCGATATCTCCAGCCTGCGGTTTGCGATGGTGGGTGCTTCCCCGCTGCCGCCCGCGGTGCGCGAAAGCTTTCAGGTCCACACCAGTGTCACGCTGGTGGAGGGGTACGGACTCACCGAGGCGACGTGCGCCACGGCCCGCAGCTTCCCGGAGCGGCCGCGCCCGGGTGCGGTCGGCCAGCGCATGCCCTACCAGAACGTGAAAGTCGTTCGTATCGCGGCAGATTCGACCTGGATGGAATTGCCCAGCGGTGCGACGGGTGTGCTGGTCATCAGTGGGCCAACGGTTTTCGGCGGATACGTGACCGGTCGTGATGAGCGCGGACATGTGCTCGACGGGCTCGGCACGCTGACCGACGGCTGGCTGAACACCGGCGACCTCGCCCATATCGACGACGACGGCTTCATCCACCTGCACGGTCGCGCCAAGGACCTCATCATCCGCGGCGGGCACAATATCGACCCGGCGGTCATCGAGGACGCACTGCTGACCCACCCGCAGGTCACCGCTGCGGGCGCGGTCGGCCGCCCCAACGTGCACGCGGGTGAGGTGCCCGTTGCCTATGTCGCGCTCGCACCCGGTGCCGATGTGACCGAGCCGGAACTGCTCGTCTGGGCGAGCGAGCATGTGCACGAACGTGCCGCCGCGCCCAAAACCGTCACGGTCCTGGATGCTTTGCCGGTCACCGACGTCGGCAAGCCGTACAAGCTCGGCCTGCGTGCCGACGCCACCCGCCGCGAACTGCTCGAGGCGCTCGCCGTGGTCGACACGGTGCGCAGTGTCAGCGCTGCGGTCGAGGACGGCATGGTCGTCGCATCCGTCGAACTCGACCCGTCCGCCGACGAACAGGCGGTCGAGGGGATCCTCGGCCGTTATGCGATCACCTGGAAAGTTGTGGTGTGCCAATGAAAATCGCCTCGATTGTGCTCGCGGCAGTGTTGGCGGCGGAGTTCGTATCCTTCGGGACGGCGAAGCTGGTCGCGGTCGCTTCGATGCGTAAACGCGCCGCGCACCTCGGTTACTCCACCGCCGCCTACCGTGGCATCGGTGCACTCGAAATCGCCGCGGCGGGTGGCGTGCTGGTCGGTTTGGCCCAGCCGCCGGTCGGTGTGGCAGCGGGAATCGGGTCGGCGCTGTTGATGGCCGGGGCCGTGGTCGTCCATGTGCGCAACGGTGACGGTGTAGCGGAATTCGTGCCCGCGGCCGGCACCGGGCTCGTCGCCCTCGGGTACCTCGCGACGCTGTCCGGGGTCTCCCCGTGAGCGAAGCATCGCTTAGCGATTCGTTGAGCGGCGGCGGTCGGGTGACGGGTGGGCCTGCATCGATGCTTCCGGTCGTGATCGTCGGGGCGGGCCCGGCCGGACTCACCGCGGCGACGTTGCTCGCACAGCACGGCATCGAGTCGCTGATCCTGGAGCGGTGGGAAGGCGTGTATCCGCAGCCGCGCGCGGTCCACCTGGACGGTGAAATCCGCCGGATCCTGCAACGCCTCGGTGTCGGCGACGAATTCGACGCCATCGTTCGCCCGGCGCTCGGTCTGCGTCTGCTCGACCGCGATATGCGGGTCCTCGCGCAGTTCGACCGCGACCCGGCCGGCGGTCGCAACGGGTATCCGGAGGCGAACCTGTTCGACCAACCGGAACTGGAAGCGATCCTGCGCGCCAACCTGAAACGTCATCCGGCCGCCGGGCTGCGCGGCAATGCCGAAGTCACCGCCGTCGCCGAGGAAACCGACTGCGCGCGAGTCGATTTCACCGACCGCACGACCGGCCGCGCCCAAACCGTCCGTGCGCGATATCTACTGGGTTGCGACGGTGCCAATAGCCTCGTCCGCGGCGCGATCGGCGCGCGCATGCGCGATCTACGGTTCGAGCAGCGGTGGCTGGTCGTGGATATCGCCACCACCGCGGACCTGAGCCATTGGGAAGGCGTGCATCAGGTTTGCGACCTGGCGCGTGCAGCAACCTATATGCGTATCGGAAAGACCCGATACCGCTGGGAATTTCGGCTGCGCTCCGGCGAGACCGCCGACGACTACCCTGATATGGCCCGGCTCCGGCCACTGATCCACCCCTGGATCCAGGAAATCGCGGCCGAAGAGCTCGAACTGGTGCGGGTCGCCGAATACACCTTCCGTGCCCAGCTCGCCGATCGCTGGCGCAAAGGTCGGCTGTTCTTGCTCGGGGACGCCGCCCATCTCACACCGCCGTTCATCGGCCAGGGCATGGGCGCCGGTCTGCGCGACGCCGCCAATCTCGCCTGGAAGCTGGCCGGTGTCCTGCGCGACGAGCTACCCGACAGTGTGCTCGACACCTACGAGACCGAACGAAAACCGCACGCGCAGGCCATGATCCGGCTGGCCAAGCTCACCGGCATGACCATGACCGAAGGCGGCGAACTGAGCAACCGCCTGCGCGGCCTGATCGCACCCCACCTGCACCGTGTGCCCGGTCTCACCCACATGGTCACCAGCGGCGAATCCCCGGCCCTGCACCGCAGCGACCTCGTCGCCGCCCCCCGCCTGCGCCGCGGCCTCGCCGGCCGACTGACCCCGAACAGCGCCCTGGCCGACGGCCGCCGCGTCGACGACATCATCGGCGGCAGATTCGCGATCATCACCGCGATCGACCCGACACCACCGGACCGGACACTGATCGAACAACGCGGCGGTGTCGTGCTCGCGGCCGTGCCGGGCACAGACCTACACCGCTGGCTGCGTCGCGGCCACGCACCCGCGGTCCTGGTCCGCCCGGACGGCACCGTACAGTGCCGCGGCAAATCTTTGCCAGCCTTGTGCGCGGTATTGCCGCAGTTCACGCCAGGTATCTGACGCAGGCGGAGTCCGGCCGTTGCGCTTGGGCTGCTCGCCGCGCGTGCTGCCAATCGCGTAGGTGGCCTTGGCCGCTCGCGCGGGGGCCCTGTCGCTTCCAGTCGTCTAGTCGCGAGGGCACCGCCCGTCGTCACAGGCCGTGCCGCAGGCTTTGGGCTGGTGGGTGCTAGTCGCCTCGGTATCGGCTGTTGCGTTCGCGTTCCTTGCGTGCCCGTTCGCGTTCGCGTGTTGCGTTCTTCATCCGAGCGGCTTCTGACTCCGCGTGCAGTCGCGCCTGATCGATGTCGATCGTCGGGTGCGGGTTGTTGGTGTTCAGCCCGAGGATTCCGGTGATTTCCGGTGACAGGCCGGCCTCTTTCGCTATCGCGCGGGCGTTTTCGCGTTCCTGCTCCGGCGTCCGATGCGGTGTGGCTGGTGGTGCCGGGGGCTGTTGGCCGCGCCCGGCTTCGATCTCGCGTACAGGGTCCTTGCGTTGATTCTCTCGACCCTCGCGCAAGATGGTTTGCACTTGCTCTCTCTGTTCTTTGCTGAGGTTGAGGCCGAGACTTTCGACCATTGCCCGCGCTTGCGCCTCTTCCCGCTCGCGGACATCTTTGGTTTGCGCGGTTGGTCC is part of the Nocardia sp. NBC_00565 genome and encodes:
- the mhpA gene encoding bifunctional 3-(3-hydroxy-phenyl)propionate/3-hydroxycinnamic acid hydroxylase MhpA, which codes for MLPVVIVGAGPAGLTAATLLAQHGIESLILERWEGVYPQPRAVHLDGEIRRILQRLGVGDEFDAIVRPALGLRLLDRDMRVLAQFDRDPAGGRNGYPEANLFDQPELEAILRANLKRHPAAGLRGNAEVTAVAEETDCARVDFTDRTTGRAQTVRARYLLGCDGANSLVRGAIGARMRDLRFEQRWLVVDIATTADLSHWEGVHQVCDLARAATYMRIGKTRYRWEFRLRSGETADDYPDMARLRPLIHPWIQEIAAEELELVRVAEYTFRAQLADRWRKGRLFLLGDAAHLTPPFIGQGMGAGLRDAANLAWKLAGVLRDELPDSVLDTYETERKPHAQAMIRLAKLTGMTMTEGGELSNRLRGLIAPHLHRVPGLTHMVTSGESPALHRSDLVAAPRLRRGLAGRLTPNSALADGRRVDDIIGGRFAIITAIDPTPPDRTLIEQRGGVVLAAVPGTDLHRWLRRGHAPAVLVRPDGTVQCRGKSLPALCAVLPQFTPGI
- a CDS encoding VOC family protein, which codes for MSGHHDVHTGLHSERGALAGEHPGRARNPVVKVLDLAWLEFQKPDLERAETFAHAFGFTTAARTADELQLRGTDPGAPCVLIRRGAGSRFIGPAFRTADHADLLRLAEATGIGPTPLPAAVGGATVDLTDPSGLRVRVVADPHELPALPAQQPHIFNVGHEVVRANAMQRPPREPARVQRLGHVVVQTTKYRETLDWYLQNLGMIVSDFLFYPRQRQRGPAMSFIRCDRGSTPADHHTLALTLGPSNRYVHSAYQVADLDALAAGGEYLLDHGYRRSWGIGRHIQGSQIFDYWRDPDGFMVEHFSDGDMFDCTLEPGWAPMSASGLAQWGPPATKDFLGIAPGRESLHELRAIVDALREDNEFDLRRLRGLLKVASS
- a CDS encoding acyl-CoA synthetase encodes the protein MTEDLLWPRYADPSDLPEIESVPLVERGLPESTYALLERAATRWPDRTAVTILPEAARWREPVRRSYSQLLAEVHRYANLLHSLGVRRDDAVALIAPNCADLIPATLAAQVAGIAAPINGGLSRQHIAELLRRSGARVLIAAGPELAPDIWDSVRELAEGGLLDALLVLRPTVAAGAPAWLSEIDNVRIGYLEDLAVEQDSSSFAGQPPAASDLSALFHTGGTTGIPKLAAHRHVGEVANAWMIAANSMLDEDAVVFAALPLFHVNALVVTLLAPMFKGQQVVWAGPLGYRDFALYGEFWNIVAHYEIAAMSAVPTVYAVLAQCPIAADISSLRFAMVGASPLPPAVRESFQVHTSVTLVEGYGLTEATCATARSFPERPRPGAVGQRMPYQNVKVVRIAADSTWMELPSGATGVLVISGPTVFGGYVTGRDERGHVLDGLGTLTDGWLNTGDLAHIDDDGFIHLHGRAKDLIIRGGHNIDPAVIEDALLTHPQVTAAGAVGRPNVHAGEVPVAYVALAPGADVTEPELLVWASEHVHERAAAPKTVTVLDALPVTDVGKPYKLGLRADATRRELLEALAVVDTVRSVSAAVEDGMVVASVELDPSADEQAVEGILGRYAITWKVVVCQ
- a CDS encoding DoxX family protein, translated to MKIASIVLAAVLAAEFVSFGTAKLVAVASMRKRAAHLGYSTAAYRGIGALEIAAAGGVLVGLAQPPVGVAAGIGSALLMAGAVVVHVRNGDGVAEFVPAAGTGLVALGYLATLSGVSP
- a CDS encoding fumarylacetoacetate hydrolase family protein, yielding MTISILRTADAWWVQTPTGAARIDTAATTTRELLDDRAAIVAAASSDTVAVESLSLISPVTAPCRVVAQMTNFVSHVKDSGMDPETVPLTFFRKTSGSISGPNDDVIRPAHVRLLDYEVEIGLVFAREMPVGSDITADNLADYIAGLVVTNDVSARDVQLPKTQFYEAKSYPTFTPVGPALVLLEEGELKRFDDLRLRLWVNGAVRQDMTVADMIYRPVETLRALTRFQRMDAGDLLLTGTPVGTAISAPPKPVEIIGSLLPPKVKWQLFFKGQAKNPKYLQDGDVMEVAIGTDDGAIDLGRQRTVVRYAR